A genomic window from Treponema maltophilum ATCC 51939 includes:
- a CDS encoding threonine/serine exporter family protein produces the protein MNVVTFVLPFVWGAAASFCYALIFNADFKGLLWTPFVGACGWGLYMLLSTLTGSAATAYFAASFCVAAFSELCAVLSRTPATVFLIPGLIPLVPGGGMFQTMRAFVQGDPDTAAHIGFTTLSAAGAIVLGIAISSSCAHIVFVLIKNAKIRKAKRNST, from the coding sequence GTGAACGTTGTAACCTTTGTATTGCCTTTTGTGTGGGGGGCGGCCGCATCCTTTTGTTACGCGCTTATTTTTAACGCCGATTTTAAAGGACTTTTATGGACGCCCTTTGTCGGCGCGTGCGGCTGGGGTTTGTACATGCTTTTATCGACGCTTACCGGATCGGCGGCAACCGCGTATTTTGCCGCCTCCTTTTGCGTCGCCGCTTTTTCGGAGCTGTGCGCCGTTTTGTCGCGGACGCCCGCAACCGTTTTTTTGATTCCCGGCTTGATTCCCCTCGTGCCCGGCGGCGGGATGTTCCAAACCATGCGGGCTTTTGTGCAGGGCGATCCGGATACGGCCGCGCATATCGGCTTTACGACCCTCAGCGCAGCCGGCGCTATCGTTTTGGGAATCGCGATTTCTTCATCCTGCGCCCACATCGTCTTCGTCCTCATAAAAAACGCAAAAATCCGAAAGGCAAAGCGCAATTCGACTTAA
- a CDS encoding formylglycine-generating enzyme family protein has product MKKIFLITTAVITFAAFFAGCKNPAGHNPVPSSPQQGGGSGGGSTPAQITITVAGDEHVILKPEHTFEVEKGKRWDEIESLAKTKIKKYKDNYKFKEWRLTDASGTPLNNSYTTPFDNNETVFVVSEPVMITLSITGDHVDIDPPASITVQKGKTWGEVKDLAKGLLRYHPNYEFKQWRRNGPSGAVLSADNLPLGSDMTIYAEAKQINVTITIKSGGHVQLAADPKITKPYGVTWGAIKNEAKKKITGYDTGFVFASWKKGSTDGVELANSDEFEEDTDVYVTTQAVPVSVGVKVPAATITGQNAAYALPKKNGSDTLWRGVFPSGRTVNLSEYTIGKYEVTVELWKSVYEWAKENGYTFEYDDEEKHYNDAKQPMTDMSWRDCITWCNAYTEMKFGSTEQCVYRKDSETGAAVKDAYTEADDAYCNLAKKGYRLPTEAEWEYAARYQNNNTNAEQYGAVYLTKLDSASGAIKPIGFKGMTGSPDYFADLRKETARVAVFNKYYNGTTFVEQSPAVTGLADVGTKDANALGIFDMSGNAMEWCWDRYSITLSSGAVTDPTGSASSADTERVLRGGNWSLSDKPVTENAVYGCMTGKRDSDSSHNSYDIVGFRLVWKE; this is encoded by the coding sequence ATGAAAAAGATATTCTTGATCACAACGGCTGTTATAACGTTTGCCGCATTTTTTGCAGGCTGCAAAAACCCGGCAGGGCATAATCCTGTGCCGTCTTCACCGCAGCAAGGGGGCGGAAGCGGCGGCGGATCAACGCCCGCACAAATAACGATAACGGTTGCGGGGGATGAACATGTTATACTCAAACCCGAGCACACATTTGAAGTTGAAAAGGGCAAAAGATGGGATGAAATTGAGTCGCTCGCAAAAACTAAAATTAAAAAATATAAAGACAACTATAAATTTAAAGAATGGCGTCTTACGGATGCTTCAGGTACGCCTTTGAATAATAGCTATACGACTCCGTTTGACAATAATGAAACTGTTTTTGTTGTGTCTGAGCCTGTAATGATAACGCTCTCTATTACCGGCGATCATGTCGATATAGATCCTCCTGCTTCCATTACGGTTCAAAAGGGAAAAACATGGGGCGAGGTTAAGGATCTGGCAAAAGGTCTGCTTCGTTACCACCCAAATTATGAATTCAAACAATGGAGAAGAAATGGCCCAAGCGGAGCGGTATTGTCAGCGGACAATCTTCCTTTAGGAAGCGATATGACAATATATGCGGAAGCAAAACAGATAAACGTTACTATCACGATAAAAAGCGGCGGTCATGTTCAGCTGGCAGCAGATCCTAAAATTACAAAGCCGTATGGTGTAACGTGGGGAGCAATAAAAAACGAAGCAAAGAAAAAAATAACCGGTTACGATACGGGGTTCGTATTTGCCTCATGGAAAAAAGGGAGTACGGACGGAGTCGAATTGGCAAACAGTGATGAATTTGAGGAAGATACGGATGTCTATGTAACAACGCAAGCCGTTCCGGTTTCCGTCGGTGTAAAAGTGCCTGCGGCAACTATTACCGGACAAAATGCTGCTTATGCACTGCCTAAGAAAAACGGTTCGGATACCCTCTGGCGGGGTGTGTTCCCTAGTGGCCGCACAGTCAATTTAAGCGAATATACAATCGGAAAATATGAAGTGACAGTCGAACTATGGAAATCGGTATACGAGTGGGCAAAAGAAAACGGCTATACATTCGAATATGATGATGAAGAAAAACACTATAACGATGCTAAGCAACCAATGACGGATATGAGTTGGCGTGACTGTATAACGTGGTGCAACGCATACACCGAAATGAAATTCGGAAGTACAGAGCAATGCGTATACCGCAAAGATTCTGAAACCGGTGCTGCCGTAAAAGACGCCTATACCGAAGCCGATGATGCTTATTGCAATCTTGCAAAAAAAGGCTATCGGCTGCCTACCGAAGCCGAATGGGAATATGCCGCGCGTTATCAAAACAACAACACCAATGCCGAACAATACGGCGCAGTCTACCTAACCAAATTGGATTCGGCAAGCGGTGCAATAAAACCTATCGGCTTTAAGGGTATGACAGGGTCCCCAGACTACTTTGCCGACTTACGCAAGGAAACGGCACGGGTTGCGGTTTTTAACAAATATTACAACGGTACGACGTTTGTAGAACAGTCTCCGGCTGTAACCGGCTTAGCAGATGTCGGAACCAAAGACGCGAACGCGCTCGGTATTTTCGATATGAGCGGCAACGCTATGGAGTGGTGCTGGGATAGGTATTCTATAACACTGTCTTCCGGTGCAGTAACGGATCCGACCGGCTCCGCATCGTCGGCCGATACTGAACGCGTTTTGCGCGGCGGAAACTGGTCATTATCAGACAAGCCGGTAACTGAAAATGCCGTCTACGGCTGTATGACCGGTAAACGGGATAGCGATAGTTCTCATAATAGTTACGATATCGTAGGCTTCCGCTTAGTGTGGAAAGAATAG
- a CDS encoding threonine/serine exporter family protein, which produces MNGLCADAITDIALKAGCIVLENGGETYRTEDTIMRIASSLGACSPSSFVTPTVVMLSFTDTDGKHYSATRRIIRRGVNLRKVALINELSRRIERRKKEGRTQDLSQIEYVLRRVHCSKTYAPWAVLLCAACSSFVFALMFAGSFKDALGASAVGFVLRLIVMRLEKTSLNGFILSLVYGAAVSVLSELAFCLGGVDSALTVTTAVLMQVVPGLAIVNAIRDIIAGDLVSGAARTLEAFMVAAGLSAGSVLGLLVFSRLTGVLL; this is translated from the coding sequence ATGAACGGATTATGTGCGGATGCGATAACCGATATCGCTTTAAAAGCGGGCTGCATTGTGCTCGAAAACGGAGGCGAAACCTACCGTACCGAAGATACGATTATGCGTATCGCTTCTTCTTTGGGGGCGTGTTCGCCGTCGTCGTTTGTAACGCCGACGGTGGTAATGCTTTCGTTTACCGATACCGACGGAAAACACTACAGCGCAACGCGCCGCATAATCAGGCGGGGCGTCAATTTGCGCAAAGTCGCCCTCATAAACGAATTGTCGCGCCGGATCGAAAGACGCAAAAAAGAAGGGAGAACCCAAGATCTTTCGCAGATAGAATACGTGCTCAGGCGCGTACATTGTTCAAAGACATACGCTCCCTGGGCGGTTCTTTTATGCGCCGCGTGCAGTTCGTTCGTTTTTGCCCTTATGTTTGCCGGCTCGTTTAAAGATGCCTTGGGCGCTTCGGCGGTCGGATTTGTGCTGCGCCTTATCGTTATGCGGCTCGAAAAAACATCGCTGAACGGTTTTATTTTGTCGCTGGTTTACGGAGCCGCCGTTTCGGTGCTTAGCGAACTTGCTTTTTGCTTGGGCGGCGTCGATTCGGCCTTGACCGTTACGACGGCCGTGCTCATGCAGGTTGTTCCCGGCCTTGCGATTGTAAACGCCATCCGCGATATTATTGCGGGCGATTTGGTTTCCGGAGCGGCGCGCACGCTGGAAGCTTTTATGGTTGCCGCAGGTCTTTCGGCCGGATCGGTTTTGGGTTTGCTCGTTTTTTCGCGCCTTACCGGAGTGCTGCTGTGA
- a CDS encoding type II toxin-antitoxin system RelE/ParE family toxin: MNYNVVISDQAKKDLCRIYSYISTVLKSKVSANSILKRLYEAIEKLNFMPNRYHRYQSKPWFSRGVRFFSVNNYSIFYVINESTATVIVIHIIYGKRDFDKVLFPSE, translated from the coding sequence ATGAATTACAATGTTGTTATTTCAGATCAAGCAAAAAAAGATTTATGTCGTATTTATTCTTATATATCTACTGTTTTAAAATCGAAAGTCAGTGCGAATTCTATACTTAAACGTCTTTATGAAGCAATAGAAAAATTGAATTTTATGCCTAATAGATATCACCGGTATCAAAGTAAACCATGGTTTTCACGAGGAGTAAGGTTTTTTTCTGTAAATAATTATTCCATTTTTTATGTGATTAATGAAAGTACCGCAACCGTTATTGTTATTCATATTATCTATGGAAAGCGAGATTTTGATAAGGTTTTATTTCCTTCAGAATAA
- a CDS encoding ABC transporter substrate-binding protein, producing MKKSLIFAIASGTLAAVLAFSGCAQKESKELNIYSALPETELPMYFEAFKNETGITVNFVRLSAGEIFSKLKVEKNNPQASIWHGGNCDTFIAASKAGLLEPYASPELKNTPDRYKDPDNYWSPIYIGALSFVVDKNWFAERNLAYPASWNDLLKDEFRGEISMAHPGTSGAAYTILATVVQLMGEDQAFEYFKKLNNNIRQYTKAGAAPAKNVALGEAAIGIGFSHDNLKPAGEGYPVALSFPQEGTGYEIGGVALIKNGPAAERKNAEKFIDWCLSKSAQDVYSKNNSYRLPVNTLSAAPPEAVSISELKVIDYDFIWAGDNRTRLIEKFTEVIASKDNLK from the coding sequence ATGAAAAAATCGTTGATTTTTGCAATCGCGTCGGGAACTTTGGCCGCCGTTTTGGCCTTCAGCGGCTGCGCGCAAAAAGAATCCAAGGAACTCAACATTTACAGCGCGTTGCCCGAAACCGAACTGCCCATGTATTTCGAGGCATTCAAAAACGAAACGGGCATTACGGTCAATTTCGTGCGGCTTTCGGCCGGCGAGATTTTTTCAAAACTGAAAGTCGAAAAAAACAATCCGCAGGCAAGCATTTGGCACGGCGGCAACTGCGACACTTTTATCGCCGCATCGAAAGCGGGCTTGCTTGAACCCTATGCTTCCCCCGAGCTTAAAAACACCCCCGACAGGTACAAAGATCCCGATAATTATTGGTCACCCATCTATATCGGCGCACTGAGCTTTGTCGTCGACAAAAACTGGTTTGCCGAAAGAAACCTCGCCTATCCCGCATCATGGAACGATTTATTAAAAGACGAATTCCGCGGCGAGATTTCGATGGCGCACCCGGGAACGTCGGGAGCCGCTTATACGATTCTTGCAACGGTTGTTCAGCTTATGGGCGAAGACCAAGCCTTTGAATATTTTAAAAAGCTCAACAACAATATCCGCCAATACACGAAAGCGGGCGCGGCGCCCGCAAAAAACGTGGCACTCGGTGAAGCGGCAATCGGCATAGGATTTTCGCACGACAATCTTAAACCCGCAGGCGAAGGGTATCCGGTCGCCCTTTCCTTCCCGCAGGAAGGTACCGGCTACGAAATCGGCGGCGTCGCCCTTATTAAAAACGGGCCTGCGGCCGAGCGCAAAAATGCCGAAAAGTTTATCGACTGGTGTCTCAGCAAATCGGCGCAGGACGTGTATTCAAAAAACAATTCGTACCGGCTGCCCGTAAACACGCTTTCGGCCGCCCCGCCCGAAGCGGTAAGCATCAGCGAATTAAAAGTTATCGATTACGATTTTATATGGGCCGGCGACAACAGAACCCGTCTTATAGAAAAATTCACCGAAGTAATCGCTTCAAAAGATAATCTCAAATAA
- a CDS encoding lipoprotein 17-related variable surface protein: MKKNNARRFILLCAFILPLYALSLSGCRQPSASTAPGKKGAGSSFRKKPQVNHAVPQNPYELVEADVLEAFGLTKGKQSPFEAAEKIDSGNSILPSIVFTQKEVTAYDDEAGAFTVKVKGTKNGKSFEKEMTVSGFSNPYVANPQSIDTTGGKGALKLDEGIEHNHSIEKYTEKANANIADFFKAPLTVLLENGTSVTLGDFPGYTLTATLEKRGENKIKIVPVYTAKSHKKSADGTETVTPTPHYSNFTRLSELLTKDYFTEKDVFEYVLSKTDDSVIKAYPNEFASSFYALAKQTGGSPEALFDDSRLEPYKIRYQTKDADEYMQLDITCGISNPKNGGINADDYKGELTVKFCIATQEQLANQGEITAIKTIKRLGYAKITNAAELKNQLFFDMSSKPNPSAEAIKTWKRKKFDRVPLLRIGDDGAVVLAANPLPDGPDKPFCLCINGEATLSNYLGCKAYGASKTRNNKVIFIENIQLQKKFDETDLQVKVQLMGSGSVLTLTMNPGGAYR, translated from the coding sequence ATGAAAAAGAACAATGCCCGCCGTTTTATATTATTGTGCGCGTTTATTTTGCCGTTATATGCGCTGTCGCTAAGCGGCTGCCGGCAGCCGAGTGCATCTACCGCGCCGGGGAAAAAAGGCGCCGGTTCTTCGTTTCGAAAAAAGCCGCAGGTAAATCACGCCGTCCCGCAAAATCCGTATGAATTGGTTGAAGCGGACGTGCTTGAGGCGTTCGGTTTAACAAAGGGAAAGCAATCCCCGTTTGAAGCCGCCGAAAAAATTGATTCGGGAAATTCAATTCTTCCTTCAATTGTATTTACGCAAAAAGAAGTTACCGCCTACGACGATGAAGCGGGAGCGTTTACCGTAAAAGTAAAAGGAACAAAAAACGGCAAATCTTTTGAAAAAGAAATGACGGTCAGCGGCTTTTCCAATCCCTATGTAGCCAATCCGCAAAGCATAGATACAACCGGCGGCAAGGGCGCGTTAAAGCTCGATGAGGGCATCGAACACAATCATTCAATTGAAAAATATACGGAAAAAGCGAATGCAAATATTGCAGACTTTTTTAAAGCACCGCTTACCGTTTTACTTGAAAACGGAACTTCCGTTACACTCGGCGATTTTCCCGGCTATACATTGACCGCCACCCTTGAAAAAAGGGGAGAGAATAAAATTAAAATCGTGCCTGTGTATACGGCAAAAAGCCATAAAAAGTCAGCCGATGGGACGGAGACGGTAACACCGACACCGCATTATTCGAATTTTACCCGTTTGTCGGAGCTGTTGACAAAAGATTATTTTACCGAAAAAGACGTGTTTGAGTATGTATTAAGCAAAACGGACGACAGTGTTATAAAAGCGTATCCTAATGAATTCGCTTCGTCTTTTTATGCGCTTGCAAAACAGACCGGGGGTTCTCCCGAAGCTCTTTTTGACGATAGTCGCCTTGAACCTTATAAAATACGGTATCAAACTAAAGATGCCGATGAATACATGCAGCTTGATATTACATGCGGTATAAGCAATCCCAAAAACGGCGGCATTAACGCGGACGATTATAAAGGTGAATTGACGGTAAAGTTTTGCATTGCAACACAGGAACAATTGGCAAACCAAGGAGAAATTACGGCGATAAAAACGATAAAAAGGTTAGGTTATGCAAAGATAACAAATGCAGCGGAATTAAAAAATCAACTTTTTTTTGATATGTCATCGAAACCGAATCCGTCAGCTGAGGCTATAAAAACTTGGAAAAGGAAAAAGTTTGACCGCGTGCCTTTATTGCGTATAGGCGATGACGGGGCTGTTGTACTTGCCGCCAATCCGCTTCCCGACGGCCCCGATAAACCGTTTTGTTTATGCATAAACGGCGAGGCAACGCTTTCAAACTACTTGGGCTGCAAAGCATACGGTGCGTCAAAAACAAGAAACAATAAAGTTATTTTTATTGAAAATATTCAGCTGCAAAAAAAATTCGACGAAACCGATCTTCAAGTGAAAGTTCAATTAATGGGTTCCGGTTCCGTATTGACGCTGACAATGAATCCCGGAGGAGCATATAGATAA
- the thrA gene encoding bifunctional aspartate kinase/homoserine dehydrogenase I: MLTLKFGGTSMGSAARILNSADIIIDRAKKDRVSVVVSAVAGVSNLLMDSINGCCAGGDAKSFVSAVKKIHSAVCADIAKKCTGFDASGVLKGLQPLFADYEKMLNAVAAFGECPLSVHCRIMGLGELLSSPIMEAVLKAKKQKVCLIDSRTLIFTTGLQQEGDPNYKKTMDAFAPYVDGEKAADARILLFPGFVCTWENGQPGLLGRNGSDFSAAIVAVGLRASKVEFWTDVDGIFTADPRIVSDAILVDDMSYEEAMELSFFGSKVLYPKTLAPLSARGIEAWSLNSHNPSARGTRIGVGPFPSAGAVRGITCLKKTAMISVSGSGMKDKHGIAARIFAAVARTGISMLLITQSSSEYTISFCVKQEYSASVEKSLNDEFEYEIRTGDINTVEVVNDCAIVSIVGDGMKEKRGVAGTFFNALACQDINILAIAQGSSERSISAVINGTDGDTAVRSAHRFFFNTAQTIELFIFGTGTIGGCLIEQIRSRQKKLAAQNIDIKVMGIASADGMMLSEAGIDLASWKKSFPKKKTNVSVDGMLDFVSRVKPLNPVFVDCTASSELPLRYLDIFKAGMHIATPNKRANSMDMNFYKELRRTANAMHRRFLYETNVGAGLPVMDTLQNLIKSGDKLVGFSGIMSGSLSYIFGRLDEGVPFSRAVAEAKKKGFTEPDPRDDLAGKDVERKVLIIAREAGISCEPADIKTECIFPAGFDDSGSVDEFLQKLAGLDDYFKDKIEKLKAKGRVLRMAASIEKGVCRVGLVEVGASDPLYGIRDGENAFVFRTERYAPIPLTVHGYGAGAEVTAAGVFGDILRTVSWNPEA; this comes from the coding sequence ATGCTGACATTAAAATTCGGCGGTACCTCTATGGGCAGCGCCGCACGTATACTTAATTCCGCGGATATTATTATCGACCGCGCAAAAAAAGACCGCGTAAGCGTTGTCGTATCCGCCGTTGCAGGCGTGTCCAATTTGCTTATGGACAGTATAAACGGCTGCTGCGCGGGAGGCGATGCAAAGTCGTTTGTTTCCGCGGTAAAAAAAATCCATTCGGCCGTCTGCGCCGACATTGCCAAAAAGTGCACAGGCTTTGACGCTTCCGGCGTGCTCAAGGGCTTGCAGCCGCTTTTTGCCGATTATGAAAAAATGCTGAATGCGGTTGCCGCGTTCGGCGAATGCCCGCTTTCGGTCCACTGCCGCATTATGGGTTTGGGCGAACTTTTAAGTTCGCCGATTATGGAAGCGGTTTTAAAGGCGAAAAAGCAAAAGGTGTGCCTCATCGATTCGCGCACGCTGATTTTTACAACCGGCTTGCAGCAGGAAGGGGACCCGAATTACAAAAAAACGATGGACGCGTTTGCGCCCTATGTGGACGGCGAAAAGGCCGCCGACGCGCGCATTTTACTGTTTCCCGGTTTTGTGTGTACGTGGGAAAACGGTCAGCCGGGCCTGCTCGGCAGAAACGGTTCGGATTTTTCGGCGGCCATCGTTGCCGTAGGTTTGCGCGCTTCAAAGGTTGAATTTTGGACCGACGTTGACGGTATTTTTACCGCGGATCCGCGCATTGTAAGCGATGCCATTTTGGTCGACGATATGAGCTACGAAGAAGCGATGGAACTTTCGTTTTTCGGCTCGAAGGTGTTGTACCCCAAAACGCTTGCGCCGCTTTCGGCACGCGGCATAGAAGCGTGGAGTTTAAACAGCCACAATCCGTCCGCACGCGGAACGCGAATCGGTGTCGGGCCTTTTCCCTCGGCGGGTGCGGTACGCGGCATAACCTGCCTTAAAAAAACCGCCATGATAAGCGTGTCCGGTTCGGGTATGAAAGACAAACACGGTATTGCCGCGCGCATATTCGCCGCAGTTGCGCGCACGGGCATTTCCATGCTCCTCATTACCCAATCCAGTTCCGAATATACAATCAGTTTTTGCGTTAAGCAGGAATACAGCGCTTCGGTGGAAAAATCCTTGAATGACGAATTCGAATACGAAATCCGCACCGGCGACATTAACACCGTAGAAGTCGTCAACGACTGTGCTATCGTGTCGATTGTCGGCGACGGCATGAAAGAAAAACGCGGCGTTGCCGGAACCTTCTTTAACGCGCTCGCCTGTCAGGATATAAATATTTTGGCGATTGCGCAAGGTTCTTCGGAGCGTTCGATAAGTGCGGTTATAAACGGAACCGACGGCGATACGGCCGTGCGTTCCGCACACCGCTTCTTTTTCAATACCGCGCAAACGATCGAATTATTCATCTTCGGTACCGGTACTATCGGCGGCTGCCTCATCGAACAAATCCGCAGCCGGCAAAAAAAACTTGCCGCCCAGAATATCGACATAAAAGTTATGGGAATCGCGTCTGCGGACGGCATGATGCTCAGCGAAGCGGGCATCGATTTGGCTTCGTGGAAAAAGTCGTTCCCGAAAAAAAAGACGAACGTATCGGTTGACGGCATGCTCGATTTTGTATCGCGCGTTAAACCGCTGAATCCGGTGTTCGTCGATTGTACGGCATCTTCGGAACTTCCGCTGAGATACCTCGACATATTCAAAGCGGGCATGCATATTGCAACGCCGAATAAGCGCGCCAATTCCATGGACATGAACTTTTATAAAGAACTGCGCCGAACGGCGAACGCCATGCACCGCCGCTTTTTATACGAAACGAATGTGGGCGCAGGACTTCCGGTTATGGATACGCTGCAAAACCTTATTAAAAGCGGCGACAAACTTGTCGGCTTTTCCGGCATTATGTCCGGCTCGCTTTCGTACATATTCGGCCGATTGGACGAAGGCGTTCCGTTCAGCCGCGCGGTTGCCGAAGCGAAGAAAAAGGGCTTTACCGAACCCGACCCGCGCGACGATTTGGCGGGCAAAGACGTTGAGCGCAAAGTACTCATCATCGCGCGTGAAGCGGGAATTTCCTGCGAGCCTGCCGATATCAAAACCGAATGCATCTTTCCGGCCGGCTTTGACGATTCCGGTTCGGTAGACGAGTTTTTGCAAAAGCTCGCCGGGCTTGACGATTATTTTAAAGATAAAATCGAAAAACTGAAAGCGAAGGGCAGGGTGCTGCGCATGGCCGCTTCCATCGAAAAGGGCGTGTGCCGCGTCGGCCTTGTCGAAGTTGGCGCTTCGGATCCTTTGTACGGCATACGCGACGGAGAAAACGCGTTCGTGTTCCGCACCGAGCGCTACGCTCCCATTCCGCTGACCGTTCACGGCTACGGAGCGGGGGCCGAAGTAACGGCTGCCGGTGTGTTCGGCGATATTTTGCGTACGGTTTCGTGGAATCCCGAAGCCTAA
- a CDS encoding ABC transporter permease: MTNRFKEFLWKLKLLLKEPLLFLLILILLFFLTLFVIFPFVKMLYYSLTTEDGKLTVSTLVSAFTNKSYRTTFFNSMKLGVITAIIGTIIGYMYAYAITRTNMPWKPFFKTMATLPIISPPFVLSLSIIFLFGRKGLITNSLLGITNFDVYGMKSLIVIQVMSFFPIAYLTLSGILESIDTSVEDAALNLGASRLKIFTTITLPLSIPGIVSAMLLVFIQSLQDFSNPAVIGGDFATLGVESYRIITGLYDLKRGTLLSIMLLMPSLIAFLLQRYWVRGKSFITVTGKPTQNRGKIAEKHIVYPLFALCLFFCAVILLFYGTVLCGAFVKVWGVDNSITLNHFRYIFSIGIKPLKNAVTLAIIATPIAGILGMVIAFLTVRKDFIGKKYMSLASLLTFALPGTVIGIGYILAFNAKPFLLTGTAVILIAVFVFRNIPVGIEGGMSALAQIDPSIEEASTSLGANSFQTFKDITLPLIRGAFFSGLVYSFVRSMTAVSAVIFLISARWNVVTTRIFSLFEVSQYSDAAAYIVVMIIVIMAAVFILDRAVNTLGKNRQKAKRGKR, encoded by the coding sequence ATGACCAACAGATTTAAAGAATTTCTATGGAAGCTGAAACTGCTGCTTAAAGAACCGTTGCTGTTTTTGCTTATTCTCATTCTTCTTTTCTTTCTTACTTTGTTTGTTATTTTTCCGTTTGTAAAAATGCTTTATTACAGCCTTACGACGGAAGACGGAAAACTCACCGTTTCAACGCTCGTATCGGCTTTTACAAATAAAAGTTACCGAACGACTTTTTTTAACAGCATGAAACTCGGTGTAATCACGGCAATAATCGGCACGATTATCGGCTATATGTATGCATACGCGATTACGCGAACGAACATGCCGTGGAAACCGTTTTTTAAAACGATGGCGACCCTTCCCATAATATCGCCGCCGTTTGTGCTTTCGCTTTCGATTATATTTTTGTTCGGACGCAAGGGGCTTATTACCAACAGTCTGCTCGGTATTACGAACTTTGACGTGTACGGCATGAAAAGCCTTATCGTCATTCAGGTTATGTCGTTTTTTCCGATCGCGTACCTGACGCTTTCGGGTATTCTCGAATCGATCGATACGTCGGTCGAAGACGCCGCGCTGAACCTCGGCGCTTCGCGTTTGAAAATATTTACGACGATTACGCTGCCGCTTTCGATTCCGGGAATCGTAAGCGCAATGCTGCTCGTGTTTATTCAATCGCTGCAGGATTTCAGCAATCCTGCCGTCATAGGCGGCGACTTTGCAACGCTCGGTGTGGAATCGTACAGAATCATCACGGGTTTATACGACTTAAAACGTGGAACGCTTTTGTCGATTATGCTGCTTATGCCGAGTTTAATCGCGTTTTTGCTCCAGCGTTATTGGGTACGCGGAAAAAGTTTTATTACGGTTACGGGTAAACCGACGCAAAACAGAGGCAAGATAGCGGAAAAACACATCGTGTACCCGCTGTTTGCGCTGTGTTTGTTTTTTTGCGCCGTCATTTTGCTTTTTTACGGCACCGTGCTCTGCGGCGCTTTTGTAAAAGTATGGGGTGTCGACAATTCGATTACGCTCAATCACTTCCGCTATATTTTTTCAATCGGCATAAAACCGCTTAAAAACGCCGTAACGCTTGCAATCATCGCAACGCCGATAGCCGGCATCTTGGGTATGGTAATCGCCTTCCTTACGGTACGGAAAGATTTTATCGGGAAAAAATACATGAGCCTCGCTTCCCTTTTAACCTTTGCGTTGCCGGGAACCGTCATCGGCATAGGCTACATTCTCGCCTTTAACGCAAAGCCCTTTTTGCTTACGGGAACGGCCGTCATCCTTATCGCCGTTTTCGTATTCAGGAACATTCCGGTCGGAATAGAAGGGGGTATGTCGGCCCTCGCCCAAATCGATCCTTCGATAGAAGAAGCGTCGACGTCTTTGGGCGCAAACAGTTTCCAAACTTTTAAAGACATAACGCTGCCGCTCATACGAGGCGCGTTTTTTTCCGGCCTCGTGTATTCGTTTGTACGATCGATGACCGCAGTCAGCGCCGTTATCTTTTTAATTTCCGCGCGGTGGAATGTCGTAACGACACGGATTTTTTCGCTCTTTGAAGTGAGCCAATACAGCGACGCCGCCGCGTACATCGTCGTCATGATTATCGTGATTATGGCGGCCGTTTTTATTCTCGACAGAGCGGTCAACACGCTCGGCAAAAACCGACAAAAAGCAAAAAGGGGAAAAAGATGA